The genomic region TAGCTCTTCAGCTGTAACTTGTGAGAAAGCTAGTTAAATTCTAAAAGTGAAAAGAGATATGGAACTTTCTGTACTTAAATCGATTAATGAACAAGTTCCTTTTCTGGCACTATAAATAAAAAGTCACGTTACCATTTAATAACATGGAACGCGGCATGCAGACATGTGCTTCATCAAGTCGGCTAGAGCCATGTGCTCCTCTACACTAAATTCGAATTCTCCTCCCCATTAGTTTCGttttttcaaaaacaataataattccAAGGTAgggtttttctcttcttttttttcaatacTATATTTTGGTTTAGGATTTAGGGTTCCGGGTTTAATAACACGGCCTGCGTTACGATGAGTGGGATATATAGCATAAGAAGGGTTTGATGCCTACAGAAAAAGAACTGTTTATATAGGTGAAGATTATCAATCTCACCACAAAGTTGACAGTCCTCATCGTATTCATGTTGATGGAGACGGATTGATTACCCCAAGAAAAAGGCAACCGATGATGCCAAAGCTACGAACACGAATTGATTAAGATGGATGATCTCCCAGAGCTTGTGTTGGTTGAAATTCTTTGTCCACTTCCTTGCCCTAAATTGATCTTTCAATGTTGTAGGAGTTTGAGACTCTCTCGTCCCACATTGATCAACAGTATTTTTTCACTAGCATTTATATAAGTTTATTcctttttcttagtaattagaacttggaccatttgaaAATAGATTGAAGGtttgggccttatggttgtaTAGATTAGGCTTGcatataatatagcctaaatacaattaatattaattaatcaagacaagggccttggggctttggaattttaaaataatcagattcattaattttaatttttggaaataatcagattcattaattttaatttttggattaagttttttaattaatttattaattaaaaaacgttttgattaaaagacacatctattagaaagagttgtacgttttgattaaaagacacagctattagaaagagttgtgtatCCAAGTGagaatcatcttttcttcctccttatcttccgtacaaaatttccagaaagtaaacacacaaagcaattcgctagagttctataatccagtgcaggttgtagaattaggtagttgtatcctggtcgagcaaacgttgtagaaccacaagcacacgagtgggacggaaatactgttcgaaggacatagcgtttgcgctaacctctaccttcaattcattcaagttagtatcattttaattttttgtaattattgtgttattgcattctgtattgcaagtattttgaataataaaatataagtattttggttctgtatttctgttattttattgtttctaaattgttctacAACAAATGCAAGTGTGTGTCAAAGCGTTTGGTGCGGACTCATCTCAGATCCTTACTTTGTTGTTGCTTTCTCCGAAGCTCGAAACAAGGTTAGGGTGCTCTGCGGAGATTGAAACAAGTGTATTCCCTACGAGGAACCTCTCTTGTCTTAAattcaaaagaattgaagaagatgatggAATATAAATTAACAGAAATCATACGAAAAGTAAGAAAGTGTGTGTAGATAGCACGATAGGGACGGATTGGCATACCAATACGGTTACTTGTGCATGAAGCAATTAGTTCTTGTATATTGTACAAACATGGCTCACACGTCAAACAGCTGCCAAGGGATCCAGTTGTTGAAAGTCCTTTTTACAACGGGCCACTTCCGAACTTCCAATGCATTCGTGAGTCGTCATTGTCCCACAACAACACATGACAACATGTTTCCCCCTCTAAATTATTAGGTGACGTTCTGTGTTCACGTGTACATGGCAATCTCATACATTGATATTTCAAATATGAGAATGTACGAGATACCCAAAATCAATGTggatacactttttttttttttaagtaggattctctcctctctAAATTCTCCTCCCCTCCCgtcttatttgaacggtcactATTAATTTTGAAGTAGGATTCTCTTCTCTCTAAATTCCTCTCCCCTCCCGTCCTATTTGGACGGTCGCTATTAAGCCACATCAACGGTCACTATTAAACCACTTCTTTAtctttatagagagagaaagaaaaaaaggaaagtaaGAAAGGAGGGGATTGGACAGGAGGAATTTGGAGAGAAGAGAATCATACTCCAATTTTTTTCGTTTCCTTGATTGTTAGTAAACACATAAATGTGTCCACTTCTTATTTCAACTCCCTTACATTTGCTATCACATATAGAATAAAAGTATGTGAATCTATTGAAATtcgtaattaaatatttaaaaaaccaaGCATTAAATTAACTTAGGGCGGTCGATATTATacctgatttttatttttttatttataacttCTCTCGTTTCATATAAGTAAACGTACCATAAGGGTGAATTCAAATAGTCGCGTTTCGAAGTGTGTGTGACTTATTAGTTAAATGGATGGTACAGAGATGGCTGTGTGCtcatttttttctgtttctgttttgtgtgtttgtgttttacGGCTTAACATCCGTTCATTCATTTCATGTTTCGGTTTTTTAGTTGCTCTCAGAAGAAAAGGCGGAAGAGTTAGTTACTTACGCCACCCAAAGAAAAAACCAACCGCCTTCTTCCTCCTCCGTCGTTGTCACTGCGGGGGTGACGATCGTCGAAAGAACTCGTACAAAATCCAGTCAACCTCGTTAACAACTAATACATAAAGCTTCGGCAGCCGAAATGGCGTACAGGAGAAGGCAGGGGATAACAAGGtcgtcaaccttcaaagaagAGATCATTCATCGCCCGCCGGACAACAGTTCTGCACCGAACTCATCTTCCCCTCTGCAGTCTTCGTCGTCCTTCTCCGGTTCTTCGTCTCTCGCGGCTCAGGCGATCCGTGCTTCTGCGCTTTCCGTTGAACGCAACAACCGATCCCAGGTGTTCTTTTGTTCTAACTTATGTGGATCTTTTGGTTAatctttttgaaattttaaattttgtaatcATTCTCTGTTTTCTGATATGATCTGCTCATCTGGGCTGGTTTTATTTGCATTGAATTGTGATCGCGTATATGAGTTAGGCCACTTGGTTAGGATAGTATGTCAGAGTTCGAAGCGTTCGATGTAGATAAAAGTAGTcttattgaaataaaaaaaatgaggtgATTGTGATCATTGCTATAAATAATGCAGGACTTCTCTGCCTATGACGACGCATCTGCAAAATCCGGGTTTTGGGGTGTTCTGGCTCGGAAAGCGAAGGCCATTCTCGAAGAGGATGGTGAATTCCCACAAGATGATGCGTCTGGAGGATTCATATCACAGCCCTCTGTTGCCTCCGGTGGCACTCAGGTGAACTTCCAACTTGATCCTtgtatgaaattacaaataCAAGCGTCTCATGCACTGTTAATTTAGGGCCCGTTTGATAAACATTTTGCATTCAACATGCGTTCTTTTGATTGTTGAGCTTCGTCGCTTGATTTTTTTGGCATCTTTCCCTTTCGGAGACAGTTCCAACAACAACCATATTATCAGTCATATGACAACTCTAGAAGAACGGAAAATCCTGCACTCCGAAAGGGCTTGGATAGAATCACAACTTCCCTTAATCAGCTCGGGGACACGTTTGAGAAGGCTTTCGAGGTAACTAAAATTCCTTGCTAGTTATAGATAATGGATGGATGTCAAGTTTAGTACTTTGGGAAACAAGTATGTTCATAGTGTGGCTTGTGCTTTTGTGTTTGGTTTTCAGGAAGGTCGAACGATAGTGGAGAATAAGACAGCCGACATCAAAATGCAAATTAAACGAAAGGGAGACAATCCTGATGCGCAAAATCAAGCTTCTTATCATGGGAACCAAAACAGTTCACCGTTGCAGCCTAAGAACCACGATACTCAACTCAAGGCATCACACGACGTAAGGTGGCAATTATGTAGTTGTGTGTGACCGGCTTGCGTGATCTTAAGACGAAATGAGTCTTACTTCAGTTGAATTATATGTTGATGAAGTGTTTCGGATGTGATTCTCAGTTTTTCATTTTCGATTTATTTAGACTTGAATTGAGCCAGATGAATGCATAAGTGGTGTTGGTTTTGGGTCGCAGGTTGCAATGGCAACGGCTGCCAAAGCAAAATTACTTCTTCGGGAGCTGAAAACCGTTAAGGCAGATCTGGCTTTTGCGAAG from Pyrus communis chromosome 9, drPyrComm1.1, whole genome shotgun sequence harbors:
- the LOC137744179 gene encoding uncharacterized protein; the protein is MAYRRRQGITRSSTFKEEIIHRPPDNSSAPNSSSPLQSSSSFSGSSSLAAQAIRASALSVERNNRSQDFSAYDDASAKSGFWGVLARKAKAILEEDGEFPQDDAQFQQQPYYQSYDNSRRTENPALRKGLDRITTSLNQLGDTFEKAFEEGRTIVENKTADIKMQIKRKGDNPDAQNQASYHGNQNSSPLQPKNHDTQLKASHDVAMATAAKAKLLLRELKTVKADLAFAKERCSQLEEENKRLRENRDKGNHRADDDLIRLQLETLLAEKARLANENSVYARENRFLREIVEYHQLTMQDVVYLDDEEVTEVNPLTSPTGVSRMLSISPPSSAPPSPPPEDSSSATSPVTKEISPILAKPQENKDVFANEAMPSSDTLVPKQEHAKTPSSAGAATKTHYSSTAEAATKSPPTAEAATKTLSVAAEDTKRPPDSA